The window CTTTTAACCGTAAACCGATAACTGATTATCGTTAACCTGTGTAGTTACTTTTATTTTTAAATTTACGTTTTCTTGATGCCGAATCAGACTTGGCATTACAACAGAACGCATAACTCAAAAGAGACCATCCAAACAATCCGACATGGGAAAAATACTCTCACTCAATATCAGCACAGAGAAAGGGATGGAGAAAACTCCGGTTGAAACGATCAACGTCATCATGGATTATGGCTTTGAGGGCGATGCACATGCCAGAAACTGGCACCGCCAGATAAGCCTTCTTGGCATCGAAAGCATCAATTCCATGCTAAAAAACCGAACAGATCTTGAGCTAAGACCTGGTTCTTTTGCTGAAAATATTACCACAGAGGGAATCGACCTCTTCACTCTGCCCGTGGGCACCAGAATAGTCTCTGGCGAGGTTGAACTGGAAATCTCGCAAATTGGGAAAAAATGCCACGATAAATGCAACATATTTCACAAGGTTGGCGACTGTGTTATGCCAAGAGAAGGCATCTTCGCCAAAGTAGTTCGGCCAGGAACCCTGCACCAAAACGATGAAATCCATATAATCCCCTAGAGGAGAAAAACTGTGGCCCGCATACTTGTGATTGACGATGACCCATGGGTCCTTAAAATTTTCAGACAGATCCTTGAAGATGATGGCCATGTTGTCTCCACCGCGAGCAATGGCCAAGAGGGCCTCGACCTCTTTCGTCAAAACCCCACGGAACTGATCATCACCGACATGGTCATGCCCGTCAAGGATGGCCTGAAACTGATCATGGAACTGGAAAAGGAGTTTCCTAATGTTCCAGCCATCGCCATATCAGGTGGCGGAGTTATCGAACCGGAACGTTATTTAACCCTGGCAGAGAGCATTGGCACCCGCAAAACCCTAATCAAGCCGGTCTCCAAACAGGACTTATTGGATGCGGTACACTCTGTATTGAACTAATTCATCTTCCCAGCTGACCTATAACCGTCTTTTGCCAATTCATCCGGGCTCGTCGTTAACATTTATCCTACTAAATGTTGACGACGAGCCCTTCGCCTTTTATGTTAGAGTCCAGGTAACTACACAGGTTAACGGTATTCAGTTGTCGGTTTACGGTTAAAAGAATCATGGCCAGTGTGTCCTCAGCCATTGCCAGGACCCAATTACTGTCAACCGTAAAACCGACAACCTGAGCAGTTACGAGTCCAGCAAGATACCTTATCCTTTTTCTTTTCCTCTAGGAGTCCACCATGATCAGCAAAGAACTGCTGGAAATTCTTGCCTGCCCACAGTGCAAAGGCGAACTTACACTTACCCCACAAAATGACGGACTGATTTGTGGGACCTGCAAACTCCTCTACGAAATCCGGGACGATATCCCGATCATGCTGGTCGATGAGGCAAAAAAAATCGATTAATAACGGAGCGCTTGTGTCTTTTCGCACCACACCGGATCAATGCTTTATCAATGCACCAATCTTGCACCTGTTGGAAGGGGAGCTGTTATCACTATTCCTCAAACACCGTTTTCAACCAGAAATCGGGCTTGAAGGAAACGCTCTCTACTCTAAAAGCAAGAGTGACTTTCAGAAAATTGCTCACAGCCTCACAGATGAAGGGTTATCATGCACACTACATGCCCCTTTTTTCGACCTTTCCCCAGGCGCGCTTGACCCCAAAATTCGCGCAGCAACCAGAGAAAAGCTACAACTGGCCTTTGAACTGATTGACATCTTCAAGCCCCAGGCAGTTATCTGTCACCTAAACTTCGAGAGCAACAAACACGGATACAAACTTGAAGAGTGGTTCGCTCAAGCCGAAGAGACCTTCCGTCAACTTCTAGCCATGGCCGCAAGCCATCAGACTACCTTGGCCCTTGAAAACACTTATGAGTCCGAGCCCAGCCAACATATCC is drawn from Desulfobulbaceae bacterium and contains these coding sequences:
- a CDS encoding response regulator; the encoded protein is MARILVIDDDPWVLKIFRQILEDDGHVVSTASNGQEGLDLFRQNPTELIITDMVMPVKDGLKLIMELEKEFPNVPAIAISGGGVIEPERYLTLAESIGTRKTLIKPVSKQDLLDAVHSVLN
- a CDS encoding MOSC domain-containing protein, which gives rise to MGKILSLNISTEKGMEKTPVETINVIMDYGFEGDAHARNWHRQISLLGIESINSMLKNRTDLELRPGSFAENITTEGIDLFTLPVGTRIVSGEVELEISQIGKKCHDKCNIFHKVGDCVMPREGIFAKVVRPGTLHQNDEIHIIP
- a CDS encoding Trm112 family protein, with product MISKELLEILACPQCKGELTLTPQNDGLICGTCKLLYEIRDDIPIMLVDEAKKID
- a CDS encoding sugar phosphate isomerase/epimerase → MRQKKSINNGALVSFRTTPDQCFINAPILHLLEGELLSLFLKHRFQPEIGLEGNALYSKSKSDFQKIAHSLTDEGLSCTLHAPFFDLSPGALDPKIRAATREKLQLAFELIDIFKPQAVICHLNFESNKHGYKLEEWFAQAEETFRQLLAMAASHQTTLALENTYESEPSQHIRMMQALDSPFAKICLDAGHMQAFAKCPWQDWLPAMPWVGHLHLHDNQGDTDTHQAIGHGNFDFPGFLNALTQHNVHPRITLEPHTDQDLWASLDALAHLGVVDLRSNKK